A single window of Dermochelys coriacea isolate rDerCor1 chromosome 2, rDerCor1.pri.v4, whole genome shotgun sequence DNA harbors:
- the CCN3 gene encoding CCN family member 3 isoform X3, translating to MHYGKVLRYHGDGSSISAKTEQKTERSPDSQQKMLSPDKQQMLEGDNCVFDGVIYQSGETFQPSCKYQCACRDGQIGCVPRCNLDLLLPGPDCPFPRKTEVPGECCEKWTCDPKEEVTLRSFAMAVYRKKSTLGIGVSDSSSNCIEQTTEWSSCSKSCGMGFSTRITNRNPQCEIVKQTRLCMVRPCASEQLIDKKGKKCVRTKKSLKAVHFEYKNCTSIQTYKPRYCGFCTDGRCCTPHNTKTIQVEFQCPQSKVLKKPMMLITTCVCHNNCPQDNVFFQLLEPMFNGVKI from the exons ATGCACTATGGGAAAgtgcttagataccatggtgatgggagtAGTATATCGgctaaaacagaacagaaaacagaGAGGAGTCCAGATTCCCAACAGAAAATGCTGAGTCCAGATAAGCAACAAA TGCTTGAAGGAGACAACTGTGTATTTGACGGGGTTATTTATCAGAGTGGGGAGACGTTCCAGCCCAGCTGTAAATACCAGTGTGCCTGCAGAGATGGTCAGATTGGCTGTGTGCCCCGCTGTAACCTTGACCTACTGCTCCCTGGTCCTGATTGCCCTTTCCCAAGGAAAACTGAAGTCCCAGGAGAGTGCTGTGAGAAGTGGACTTGTGACCCTAAAGAGGAAGTGACTTTGCGCAGTTTTGCTATGGCTG TGTATAGAAAAAAATCGACTCTTGGAATTGGTGTCTCTGACTCAAGTTCCAACTGTATTGAGCAGACAACAGAATGGAGTTCATGTTCCAAAAGCTGTGGAATGGGCTTTTCCACACGCATTACAAACAGGAATCCTCAGTGTGAGATAGTGAAGCAGACACGACTCTGCATGGTGCGACCTTGTGCGAGCGAACAGCTGATTGATAAG AAGGGGAAAAAGTGTGTCCGAACAAAGAAGTCATTGAAAGCTGTTCACTTTGAGTACAAGAACTGCACTAGTATACAGACATATAAACCCCGCTATTGTGGGTTCTGCACTGATGGACGATgctgcacaccacacaacaccaAAACAATCCAGGTTGAATTCCAGTGTCCCCAGAGCAAAGTCCTCAAAAAGCCAATGATGCTGATCACTACCTGTGTCTGTCATAACAACTGTCCCCAGGACAATGTTTTCTTCCAGCTGTTAGAGCCAATGTTCAATGGGGTAAAGATATGA
- the CCN3 gene encoding CCN family member 3 isoform X1, protein MRLTRGCDRRRRLPSLGRLLLLLLCKVSAQPPPCPAQCEGRQCPAAPPRCAPGVPAVLDGCACCLVCARQRGESCSERQPCDQGSGLHCARSAGAARGTCMVLEGDNCVFDGVIYQSGETFQPSCKYQCACRDGQIGCVPRCNLDLLLPGPDCPFPRKTEVPGECCEKWTCDPKEEVTLRSFAMAVYRKKSTLGIGVSDSSSNCIEQTTEWSSCSKSCGMGFSTRITNRNPQCEIVKQTRLCMVRPCASEQLIDKKGKKCVRTKKSLKAVHFEYKNCTSIQTYKPRYCGFCTDGRCCTPHNTKTIQVEFQCPQSKVLKKPMMLITTCVCHNNCPQDNVFFQLLEPMFNGVKI, encoded by the exons ATGAGGCTGACGCGTGGCTGCGACCGGAGGCGGCGCCTGCCCAGCCtggggcggctgctgctgctgctgctgtgcaag GTGAGTGCCCAGCCGCCGCCGTGCCCCGCGCAGTGCGAGGGCCGCCAGTGCCCGGCAGCGCCGCCCCGCTGCGCCCCGGGAGTGCCCGCCGTGCTGGACGGCTGCGCCTGCTGCCTGGTGTGCGCCCGGCAGCGCGGGGAGAGCTGCTCCGAGCGGCAGCCCTGCGACCAGGGCAGCGGCCTCCACTGCGCCCGCAGCGCCGGGGCCGCGCGGGGCACCTGCATGG TGCTTGAAGGAGACAACTGTGTATTTGACGGGGTTATTTATCAGAGTGGGGAGACGTTCCAGCCCAGCTGTAAATACCAGTGTGCCTGCAGAGATGGTCAGATTGGCTGTGTGCCCCGCTGTAACCTTGACCTACTGCTCCCTGGTCCTGATTGCCCTTTCCCAAGGAAAACTGAAGTCCCAGGAGAGTGCTGTGAGAAGTGGACTTGTGACCCTAAAGAGGAAGTGACTTTGCGCAGTTTTGCTATGGCTG TGTATAGAAAAAAATCGACTCTTGGAATTGGTGTCTCTGACTCAAGTTCCAACTGTATTGAGCAGACAACAGAATGGAGTTCATGTTCCAAAAGCTGTGGAATGGGCTTTTCCACACGCATTACAAACAGGAATCCTCAGTGTGAGATAGTGAAGCAGACACGACTCTGCATGGTGCGACCTTGTGCGAGCGAACAGCTGATTGATAAG AAGGGGAAAAAGTGTGTCCGAACAAAGAAGTCATTGAAAGCTGTTCACTTTGAGTACAAGAACTGCACTAGTATACAGACATATAAACCCCGCTATTGTGGGTTCTGCACTGATGGACGATgctgcacaccacacaacaccaAAACAATCCAGGTTGAATTCCAGTGTCCCCAGAGCAAAGTCCTCAAAAAGCCAATGATGCTGATCACTACCTGTGTCTGTCATAACAACTGTCCCCAGGACAATGTTTTCTTCCAGCTGTTAGAGCCAATGTTCAATGGGGTAAAGATATGA
- the CCN3 gene encoding CCN family member 3 isoform X2 produces MRLTRGCDRRRRLPSLGRLLLLLLCKVSAQPPPCPAQCEGRQCPAAPPRCAPGVPAVLDGCACCLVCARQRGESCSERQPCDQGSGLHCARSAGAARGTCMVLEGDNCVFDGVIYQSGETFQPSCKYQCACRDGQIGCVPRCNLDLLLPGPDCPFPRKTEVPGECCEKWTCDPKEEVTLRSFAMAVYRKKSTLGIGVSDSSSNCIEQTTEWSSCSKSCGMGFSTRITNRNPQCEIVKQTRLCMVRPCASEQLIDKGKKCVRTKKSLKAVHFEYKNCTSIQTYKPRYCGFCTDGRCCTPHNTKTIQVEFQCPQSKVLKKPMMLITTCVCHNNCPQDNVFFQLLEPMFNGVKI; encoded by the exons ATGAGGCTGACGCGTGGCTGCGACCGGAGGCGGCGCCTGCCCAGCCtggggcggctgctgctgctgctgctgtgcaag GTGAGTGCCCAGCCGCCGCCGTGCCCCGCGCAGTGCGAGGGCCGCCAGTGCCCGGCAGCGCCGCCCCGCTGCGCCCCGGGAGTGCCCGCCGTGCTGGACGGCTGCGCCTGCTGCCTGGTGTGCGCCCGGCAGCGCGGGGAGAGCTGCTCCGAGCGGCAGCCCTGCGACCAGGGCAGCGGCCTCCACTGCGCCCGCAGCGCCGGGGCCGCGCGGGGCACCTGCATGG TGCTTGAAGGAGACAACTGTGTATTTGACGGGGTTATTTATCAGAGTGGGGAGACGTTCCAGCCCAGCTGTAAATACCAGTGTGCCTGCAGAGATGGTCAGATTGGCTGTGTGCCCCGCTGTAACCTTGACCTACTGCTCCCTGGTCCTGATTGCCCTTTCCCAAGGAAAACTGAAGTCCCAGGAGAGTGCTGTGAGAAGTGGACTTGTGACCCTAAAGAGGAAGTGACTTTGCGCAGTTTTGCTATGGCTG TGTATAGAAAAAAATCGACTCTTGGAATTGGTGTCTCTGACTCAAGTTCCAACTGTATTGAGCAGACAACAGAATGGAGTTCATGTTCCAAAAGCTGTGGAATGGGCTTTTCCACACGCATTACAAACAGGAATCCTCAGTGTGAGATAGTGAAGCAGACACGACTCTGCATGGTGCGACCTTGTGCGAGCGAACAGCTGATTGATAAG GGGAAAAAGTGTGTCCGAACAAAGAAGTCATTGAAAGCTGTTCACTTTGAGTACAAGAACTGCACTAGTATACAGACATATAAACCCCGCTATTGTGGGTTCTGCACTGATGGACGATgctgcacaccacacaacaccaAAACAATCCAGGTTGAATTCCAGTGTCCCCAGAGCAAAGTCCTCAAAAAGCCAATGATGCTGATCACTACCTGTGTCTGTCATAACAACTGTCCCCAGGACAATGTTTTCTTCCAGCTGTTAGAGCCAATGTTCAATGGGGTAAAGATATGA